One window of the Shewanella litorisediminis genome contains the following:
- a CDS encoding SDR family oxidoreductase, with protein MELKDKVIVITGGAGGLGLAMAKDLAAHGAKLALIDVDQERLERACADIGDATEVQGYALDITDEEDVVAGFRYILEDFGVIHGLVNNAGILRDGLLVKAKDGVVSDRMSLAQFQSVINVNLTGTFLCGREAAAAMIESGEGGVIVNISSLARAGNMGQTNYAASKAGVATMAVGWAKELARFNIRAAAVAPGVIATEMTAAMKPEALERLEKMVPVGRLGHAEEIASTVRFIMENDYVNGRVFEIDGGIRL; from the coding sequence ATGGAATTGAAGGATAAGGTAATAGTCATTACCGGCGGCGCCGGTGGTTTGGGTCTGGCCATGGCCAAGGATCTTGCCGCCCATGGCGCCAAACTGGCGCTGATTGACGTGGATCAGGAGCGTCTTGAGCGTGCCTGTGCCGATATCGGTGACGCCACCGAGGTGCAGGGCTACGCACTGGACATCACAGACGAAGAAGATGTGGTCGCCGGGTTTCGTTACATCCTCGAAGATTTCGGCGTTATCCATGGTCTGGTGAACAACGCCGGTATTCTGCGCGATGGTCTTCTGGTTAAGGCCAAGGACGGCGTGGTGAGCGATCGTATGTCGCTCGCGCAGTTCCAGTCGGTTATCAACGTGAACCTGACAGGCACCTTCCTGTGTGGCCGTGAAGCCGCTGCTGCCATGATTGAGTCGGGTGAGGGCGGGGTGATAGTCAATATCTCCAGTCTGGCCCGTGCCGGCAACATGGGCCAAACCAACTACGCGGCGTCCAAGGCTGGCGTGGCCACCATGGCGGTGGGTTGGGCTAAAGAGTTGGCCCGCTTTAACATCCGCGCCGCTGCAGTGGCGCCCGGGGTGATTGCCACCGAGATGACCGCAGCCATGAAGCCAGAGGCTCTGGAACGTCTGGAGAAAATGGTGCCTGTAGGGCGCCTGGGGCATGCCGAAGAGATTGCCTCGACCGTTCGCTTTATCATGGAAAATGATTATGTGAATGGCCGTGTGTTTGAAATCGACGGCGGTATCAGGCTCTAA